TGGACCGCACCTGGGGGTCGACCGGCTCGAGCACGACGTCGACGGGTGCCTCCACCGTCGTTCCGACCGCGTGCTCCAGCTTGGACAGCGCACTGTCGATGACCCGCGCGCCCTCGGTGTCGGCGGTCGCCCGCAGGGTGCGCAGGGCCACGATGAGCGCCGCGGCCTCGCGGGCGTTGACCCGCAGGGGCCGCGTCATGAACTCGGCGTCGCGCAGGAAGATCACGCCGTCCTCGTCGAGGGCGGACAAGTCGACGTCGATGAGCTCGCCCGCGAACTCGCCGACGCCGGTGAACATCAGCTGCCGCAGGTCGGCCCGGATGACCTGGGGCTTCACCCCGAACTCGGCCGCGACCCGCGTGACCGGGATGCCGTCGTTGGCCTGCAGGTAGGGCACCAGGGCCAGCATGCGCTGCACCTGTCGTCCCGAGGCGCTCATCGCCGGTCCCCCGCGGCTGCCCGGAGCCGGTCCACCGTGGCGCTGCGGACGTCCGCCGGCCCCACCACGACGACGTCGGGACCGTAGGACGCGATCTCGGCCGCCAGCTCGCGCGCGGACGAGTACGGGACCTCGAGCTCGTCGAAGCCGTCCCGGGCGGGTCGGGTCGCGGTGGCGGTCCGGCGCAGCGTCTGGGCCCGGCCCGCGCGGACCCGCACGACCGCCGACCCGGTGGGTTCGGGCGGGAACAGGGCGCGGGCGAGGTCACGCATCGAGGTGCCCTCGGGGACCTCGTAGGACCCGTGGCTGCCGACGGGCGTGACCTCCCCGGTCACGCGGGTCAGGCGGAACAACCGGGGCGCCTGCCGGTCGAGGTCGAATCCTCCGACGTACCACCGCCCGCGCCACGAGAGGATCCCCCAGGGCTGGACCCGGCGGCGTCCGGCCGGTTCGCCGACCTTCGCGTAGTCGAACTCGACCTCGACCCTGCGAGTGACGGCGTCCCACATCGCGTCGAACGACTCCTCGTCGGCGGCCAGGCGCGGCTCGGCCATCCGGACCGCACGGGTGTCGACGTCGATGCCGGCCGCCTTCAGCTTGACGAGGGCCGCGGTGGACTCGGCCGCCAGTCCGGCGTGCTCCCACACCTGGGTCGCCAGCGCGATCACGGCCGACTCCTCCGGCGTGAGGTCCAGGTCGGGCAGCTCGGCGCTCTCCCGAGGGATCCGGTAGCCGACCTCGTCGGCGAAGAAGGCGTCGTGCGACCCCATCTCGACCGGGATCCCGAGCTCCCGCAGGTCGTCCTTGTCCCGCTCGAACATGCGGTTGAAGGCAGCGTCACCCGCCGACCGGTAGTCGGCGATGGCGTCGCGGATCTGGTCCTTCGGCAGGAACTGACGGGTCGACAGCAGCAGGAAGATGAGGTTCATCAACCTCTCGGTCTTGCGTGCGGCCACCCGATGAGGATGTCAGAAACGGGCGAGGAGATCGACCGCGAAGATCAGCGTGTCGCCCGCCTTGATCGCGCCGCGGTCCTGGTCGCCGTAGGCGACCTCGGCGGGACAGGTCACGATGACGCGGCTGCCGACCTTCTGGCCGACCAGCAGGTCGTCCCAGCACGGGATGACCCGACCGACCCCGGCCTGGTAGCCGAACGGCTCGTCGCGGGTCCAGGAGGTGTCGAAGACCTCACCGGTCGGGTAGACCTGACCCACGTACTCCGCGATGACGCCGTCGCCGGCCTCCACCACCTCGCCGCTGCCCTCGATGGGCAGGTACGCCTGCTCCTCGGCGGTGGGGGCGACGCCCTCGGCCGCGCCGTCGAAGCCGGCCGGGACGTCACCGTCGAACGTGAGCGGCGGCACGGTGCCCGGAACCTCGGCGGTGGCACCCTCGGCCGCCGTCGGGACGTCGTCGATGTCGACCCCGCCGACGATCTCGAAGTACATGACGACGGCGTCGTCGCCCTCCAGGCCGAACTGCACCCCGTTGGCGCCGAACCCCTTGTCGGGACCGAAGGCCACCAGCACCGTGCTCCCGACGGCCTGACCGGCCAGTCCCTCGGCGATGCCGGGGATGGTCGTGTCGGTGTTCAGCTCGAAGACGGCCGAGCTGTCACTGGGGAAGGAGGAGTCGAGGGTCTCGCCGGTCCGTCCGTGCACGAGGACGTAGCGGACGCGGGCGAAGTCGCCCTCGGACAGCTCCACGCCGTCGCCCTCCTCCAGGGTCCGGGTGGCGGTCTCGTCGGCGCCCACCTCGATGGCCCCGTCGACGGTGACCTCCGGGGAGTCGCCGGACGTCACGGTGACGTCCTCCAGCGACGCGCTGTCGTTCGATGCCTCTGCGGTGTCCTCGTCGGCCGCGAACGGGTTCAGGGCGAACAGGACGACAGCGGCCAGGGCCACGACCGTGGTCAGGGCGATGAGCAGGTTACGACGCACGAGGGCACCTCAAGGGTCGGGTGGACGGGCAAACGACGGTCAGCCTAACCCGCTCGGCCAAGCGCCCCGCGTCACATCCCGTCGATGAGACGCTGGACCCGGTCGTCGGTGGCACGGAACGGGTCCTTGCAGAGGACCGTGCGTTGCGCCTGGTCGTTGAGCTTGAGGTGGACCCAGTCGACCGTGAAGTCCCGGCGCCGCTCCTGGGCCCGCTTGATGAAGTCGCCGCGCAGCCGGGCCCGCGTGGTCTGCGGGGGCACGCTCTTGGCCGTGAAGACGCCGAGGTCGTCGGTGACCCGCGCGACCGCTCCCCTGCGTTCGAGCAGGTAGTACAGGCCGCGGTCGCGCCGGATGTCGTGGTAGGCCAGGTCCAGCTGGGCGATGCGGGGATCGGACCAGGCCAGGTCGTGGGTGGTGCGGTAGCGGTCGAGCAGGGTGTACTTGACGACCCAGTCGATCTCGCGCTCCACAAGCGACAGGTCCTCGGACTCCACCGCCTTGAGGGTCCGCTCCCACAGGTCCATGGCGCGGTCGACGACCGGGTCGTGGATGCCGTACCGGTCGACGAACTCCGCCGCCTTGCCGAAGTACTCGGCCTGGATCTCCAGGGCGGACAGCTCGCGCCCGTTGGCCAGCTGGACCTTGCGGCGCCCGGTCATGTCGTGCGAGATCTCGCGGATCGCCCGGATCGGGTTGTCCAGGGTCATGTCACGCATCGACACGCCCGCCTCGATCATGCGGAGCACCAGGTCGGTGGTCGCGACCTTCAGCAGGGTCGTGGTCTCGCTCATGTTCGAGTCGCCGACGATGACGTGCAGCCGGCGGAACCGCTCGGCGTCCGCGTGCGGCTCGTCGCGGGTGTTGATGATGGGCCGGGAGCGGGTGGTGGCGCTGGAGACCCCCTCCCAGATGTGCTCGGCCCGCTGGCTGACGCTGAAGATCGTGCCGCGCGGTGTCTGCTGCACCTTGCCCGCGCCGCAGATGATCTGCCGGGACACCAGGAAGGGGATGAGGATGTCGGCCAGCCGGCTGAACTCGCCGTCGCGTCCGACGAGGTAGTTCTCGTGGCAGCCGTAGGAGTTGCCGGCCGAGTCGGTGTTGTTCTTGAACAGGTAGATGTCGCCCTCGATGCCGTCCTCGGCCAGACGCTGCTGCGCGTCGAGCATCAGGCCCTCGAGGATCCGCTCGCCGGCGCGGTCGTGCGTGACCAGGTCGACCAGGTCGTCGCACTCCGGTGTCGCATACTCCGGGTGGCTGCCGACGTCGAGGTACAGGCGGGCGCCGTTGCGCAGGAAGACGTTGCTGCTGCGACCCCAGGACACGACCCGCCGGAACAGGTACCTGGCCACCTCGTCGGGCGACAGCCGCCGCTGGCCCTTGAACGAGCAGGTGACGCCGTACTCGTTCTCGATGCCGAAGATGCGCCGGTCCATGCCCCTCAGCGTAGTCGGGGAGGGAGCACGTCGCGGGACGACCGGCTCAGACGTCGAGCGCGTCGGCCACGGCGGCCGGTGCGAGCCGCTTGAACTTGCGCGGCTGGGTGCGGGTGCGGTCGAGGACGGCCACCTCCAGCGACTCGGCCGGGACCTCGCGCGGCGACTCCGCGTCGTGTCCCAGCGCGGCCCTCGCCAGGCGGACGGCCGCGGCGAGGTCGAGGCCCGGCGTGAAGTGCTCCTCGAACCAGGTCTCGACCGGCTCGGTGGTGCCACCCATGACGCCCCACCCGCGCACGTCGGCGACCGACCCGTCGTAGGTGAGGCGGTAGATCTGGTCGCTCTCGGTCGACGTCCCCAGCTCGGCCACGAAGATCTCGACCTCGTACGGCTTGTCGACGCCGGACGAGAAGATGGTGCCGAGGGTCTGGGCGTAGGCGTTGGCCAGTCCGCGGCCCGACACGTCCCTGCGGTCGTAGGAGTACCCGCGCAGGTCGGCCAGGCGGACGCCGGCGATGCGCAGGTTCTCGAACTCGTTGTAGCGACCGACGGCGGCGAAACCGATCTGGTCGTAGATCTCGCTGATCTTGTGCAGCGCCCGTGAGGGGTTCTCCCCCACGAACACGATGCCGTCGGAGTACTGGACCACGGCGACGCTGCGACCCCGGGCGATGCCCTTGCGCGCGAAGTCGGCCCGGTCCTTCATGATCTGCTCGGGCGAGACGTAGAACGGTGCGGTCATGGCGCGTCCTCTCAGGTCAGGGGCGCCGACGGGCCGTCGGGCGCACGCAGGCGGGCCGCCACGACCTGGTCGGCGATGGCGGCGGTCTCGTCGTCGGGGTACGCGCGGAAGCCGTCGGCGGTGATCGCGGCGACCATGGGGAAGATCCGACGAGCCATGTCGGGCCCGCCGGTGGCGGAGTCGTCGTCGGCGGCGTCGTAGAGGGCCTGGATCACGGCGGTGACGGTCTCGGACTCGGACAGGTCGTCGCGGTAGAGCTTCTTCAGAGAGCCCCGCGCGAAGAGCGAGCCCGACCCGACGGAGTGGAAGGTGCGCTCCTCGTTCTTGTTGCCGGTGACGTCGAAGGCGAAGATCCGGCCCACGCCGTGGTCGAGGTCGTAGGCGGCGAGCAACGGCACGACGGCCAGCCCCTGCATGGCCATGCCGAGGTTGCCGCGGATCAGGGTGGCCAGGCGGTTGGCCTTGCCGTCGGTGGAGAGCACCGTGCCCTCGATCTTCTCGTAGTGCTCCAGCTCGACCCGGAACAGCCGGGTCATCTCGACCGCGATGCCGGCCGTCCCGGCGATGCCGACGCACGAGTACTCGTCGGTGGCGAACACCTTCTGGATGTCGCGCTGCGCGATGACGTTGCCCATCGTCGCCCGACGGTCGCCGGCCATGACCACGCCTCCGGGGAACGTGGCGGCGACGATCGTGGTGCCGTGGGTGATCCCCTCGAGGGAGCCGGGGCCGGTCTCGCGGCCCGGGACGAGGTCGGGTGCGTGCTGGTGGAGGAAGTCGGTGAACGAGGACGAACCGGGGGTGTGGAACGCCTCCGGGAGCATCACTGCCCGCCCTTCTGCACGAAGCTGCGCACGAACTCCTCGGCGTTCTCCTCCAGGACGCCGTCGATCTCGTCGAGGATGGAGTCGACGTCGTCGTTGAGCTTGGCCTTGGCCTGCACGTCGACCTCGGTGGTGTCGACCTGCTCGTCGGTCTCGTCGGCCTTGCGGGTGTTCTTGTGCTGCTGCTCGGACATACCGCCACCCTATCCCCCGCGGGCGAGCAGGGCGTGTCCGTCAGCGACCCGTGATGGCCTCGAACAGCTCGGCGGCGGTGCTGCTGTTCTCGAACAGCTCCCGCACGTGCTCGGCGGTGCCCCGCAGGGGCTCCATGGTGGGCACCCGCTGGAGCGAGGAGTAGCCCGGCAGGTCGAAGATCACCGAGTCCCACGACGCGGCCGCGATGTCGGTCGAGAAGCGCTGGAGACACATGCCGCGGAAGTAGGCCCGGGTGTCGGTGGGGGGCGCGGTGACCGCGGCACGGACCTCCTCGGTGGTGACGAGGCGCTCCATGCGGCCGGTGCGGACGAGCTGGTGGTAGAGCCCTCGCTCGAGCCGCACGTCGTGGTACTGCAGGTCGACCAGGTGCAGCTTCGCGTGGTCCCAGTCGAGCCCGTCGCGCTCGCGGTAGCGCTCCAGGAGGGCCAGCTTGGCCACCCAGTCCAGCTCGCGCACACACTCGTACGGGTCCCGCCCGAGTCGCACCAGCACGCTCTCCCACCGGGCCAGCACGTCGTCGGTCTCGGGGTCGCTGCCGTGGCGGGCGACGAAGTCGCGGGCGTGCTGCAGGTACTCCCCCTGCAGCTGCAACGCGGTGACCGTGCGGCCGTCGGCCAGCTCGACGGTGCGCCGCAGGGTGGGATCGTGGGAGATCTGGTGCAGCGCTGCGACCGGGTTCTGCAGGGCCAGACCGGCGGGCAGGACGTCGGCCTCGATCATGGCGAGCACCAGCGACGTGGTGCCGTGCCGCAGGTAGACCGAGATCTCCGAACAGTTCGCGTCACCGATGATCACGTGCAGCCGGCGGTACTTGCGGGGATCGGCGTGCGGCTCGTCGCGCGTGTTGATGATGGGTCGCTTGAGGGTCGTCTCCAGCCCCACCGGCACCTCGAAGTAGTCGGCCCGCTGACTGATCTGGAAGGCGTGGACGCTGCCGTCCTGCCGCTGCCCCACGCGCCCGGCGCCGCAGACGATCTGTCGGGAGACGAAGAACGGCGTCAGGTGGTCGACGATCGTCTCGAACGGCACGTCACGCCGCATCAGGTAGTTCTCGTGCGACCCGTAGGAGGCGCCCTTGTTGTCGATGTTGTTCTTGTACAGCACGATCGGCGCGGTGCCCGGGATCGCGGCGGCCAGCTCGGCGCCCGCGCGCATGACCTCCTCGCCCGCCTTCTCCCACACCACGACGTCGCGGGGCGAGGTGACCTCGGGGCTGGAGTACTCCGGATGGGCGTGGTCGACGTACAACCGGGCGCCGTTGGTGAGGATGATGTTGGCCAGGCCCATGTCCTCGTCGGTCAGCTGCGACGGATCGGCGTCGGGCCGGCTGAGGTCGAACCCGCGGGCGTCCCGCAGCGGACTCTCCTCCTCGTAGTCCCACCTGGCCCGTCGGGTCAGACCGTGGGCCGCGGCGTAGGCGTTGACCACGTGGGTCGACGCCACCATCGGGTTCGCGGTCGGTTGGCCCTGCACCGTGATGCCGTACTCGACCTCACTGCCCTGCACCCGCCTGACGGTCATGCCCTCACCCTACGGCGGGTGACGAACCCGAGCGCCCACTCGATCGGGGCTCGCCCGATCCACCGGCCCCACGCCCAGGACAGCAGCAGGAATCCTCCGACGAACACCACGAAGGTGGTCCAGTCCACGGTGCCCGGCGCGGGCCGGCCCCCGGTGTCGGCGTACACGGTGTCGGCCAGCAGGGCGACGACGGCGCCGTGCGCCACGTAGAGCGACAGCGCCACGACCCCGATCGGCGCGAAGGGTCGCAGCACGGCCGCCGTGGGTCGCCACGCGAGCGCCAGCCCGATCACGCCGACCGCGACGAGCACCTGGGTGACGTCGTGGGCGGTGTCCGCATAGGTGCCCGACACCCGAGCCTCCGGCGCGGGGAACCGTGACGTCGTGAGAACGGCCGCGCCCACGACGCCGGCCACGACCATGGCACCGGAGACCCGGACGTCGGGCCGACCTGCGTAGCCCCACCGGGCCAGCAGGGCACCGACCAGGAAGAACGGCAGCAGGTTGACCAGGCGGTAGTAGGGGTCGAGCGCCGTCCACCGCAGCAGGTAGCTCTCGAGGTCGGTGGCGTAGTAGTCGAGGGGACCCGCGGCTCGTGCGACCGACTCCAGGAGCGGCTGACTCACCACCAACACCGCCACGGCCGTGACCGCGGTGACCCACGCGCCCAGCACGAGGACCAGCGACCCGACGAGCAGGGTGATCCCCAGGTTGCTGAGCACGATGGCGATCCAGGTGCCCCACTGGTCCATCCAGGCACCCAGACCGATCAGCACCAGCCCCCGGACCGCCTGCTGCCACAGGAAGCCGGGGACGTGACGGTCGCGGGCCAGCACGATCGCCGCAGCCATGCCCATGACCAGGCTGAACAGCGGTGAGGCCAGGTCGCTGAGGCGGGCGATGGTGTCGAGGGCCGGCCGGCCCGCGCCGCTCACGAACGGTCCGGCGTGGGCGATCAGCATGGCGGTGATGGCGACCCCGCGGGCGACGTCGGGCAGCACCCACCGTCCGGAGCCGTTCACCTCAGTTCCTTCGCCAGATGGACGCTGTCGTCGTAGTCGGCGTAGAAGCCGAACGCGGGGACGTCGCGGTAGCCCGAGGACCGGTAGAGGGCGATCGCCTCCGGCTGCGCCGTGCCCGTCTCGAGCACCAGCCGGGTGAGTCCGGCCTCGACGGCCGAGCGCTCGAGCTCGGCGAGGAGCAGCCGCGCCACGCCCCGGCGGGTCCAGGCCGGCCGCACGTACATGCGCTTGAGCTCGCCGTCGCCGTCACCGGCCGGTCCCCCACGGCGCCACCCTCCCATGGCCACCGGCTCGTCGCCGACGTGGCCGAGCAGGAAGACCCCGTGGGGCGCGAGGAAGTGCTCGGCGTCGATCGGGGAGACGTCGCCCGAGCCGCCGTAGCGACGGCCGTACTCGGCCTGCACCTCGGCCGTCAGCAGCACCGCGTCGTCACCGTCGTAGGGCGCGACACGGAACCGTACGGTCAGAGGTACTGGCCGGTGTTGGCCACGGTGTCGATCGACCGTCCCGGCTCGTTGCCGCCCTTGCCGGTGATGAGCGTGCGGATGAACACGATCCGCTCGCCCTTCTTGCCCGAGATCCGCGCCCAGTCGTCGGGGTTGGTGGTGTTGGGCAGGTCCTCGTTCTCCTTGAACTCGTCCAGGCAGGCCTGCAGCATGTGCTGGACGCGCAGGCCCCGGTCGCCGTGGTCGAGCAGGTCCTTGATCGCCATCTTCTTCGCGCGGTCCACGATGTTCTGGATCATGGCTCCGGAGTTGAAGTCCTTGAAGTACAGGATCTCCTTGTCACCGTTGGCGTAGGTCACCTCGAGGAACTGGTTGTCCTCGGACTCGGTGTACATGTGCTCGACGGTGCGCTGGATCATGCCGTCGACGCACGCCTGGCGGTCACCACCCCACTCGGCGAGGTCGTCGGTGTGCAGCGGCAGCGTCGTGGTGAGGTACTTGCTGAAGATGTCCCGGGCGGACTCGGCGTCGGGGCGCTCGATCTTGATCTTCACGTCGAGACGACCCGGGCGCAGGATCGCCGGGTCGATCATGTCCTCGCGGTTGGACGCACCGATGACCAGGACGTTCTCCAGGCCCTCGACGCCGTCGATCTCGCTGAGCAGCTGCGGCACGATGGTGTTCTCGACGTCGGAGGACACACCGGATCCGCGGGTGCGGAACAGCGAGTCCATCTCGTCGAAGAACACGATGACCGGAGTGCCCTCGCTGGCCTTCTCCCGCGCGCGCTGGAAGACGAGCCGGATGTGCCGCTCGGTCTCGCCCACGTACTTGTTGAGCAGCTCGGGGCCCTTGATGTTGAGGAAGAACGACCGTCCCTCCTCGCCCGTGCGCTCGGAGACCTTCTTGGCCAGCGACGCGGCGACCGCCTTGGCGATCATCGTCTTGCCGCAGCCGGGAGGTCCGTAGAGCAGCACGCCCTTGGGCGGCTTGAGCTCGTGCTCGATGAACACCTCGGGGTGCAGGTACGGCAGCTCGACGGCGTCGCGGATGGACTCGATCTGGCCCCGCAGACCACCGATGGAGTCGTAGTCGATGTCGGGCACCTCCTCGAGCACGAGGTCCTCGACCTCGCTCTTGGGGATGCGCTCGTAGACGTACCCGGATCGGGAGTCCAGCAGCAGGGAGTCGCCGGGGCGCAGCTTGACCCCGTCGAGGGAGTGGGCCAGACGCACGATGCGTTCCTCGTCGGCATTGCCCATGACCAGGGCCCGGGCGCCGTCGGACAGCACCTCCTTGAAGGAGACCACCTCACCG
The Aeromicrobium marinum DSM 15272 genome window above contains:
- a CDS encoding helix-turn-helix transcriptional regulator is translated as MAARKTERLMNLIFLLLSTRQFLPKDQIRDAIADYRSAGDAAFNRMFERDKDDLRELGIPVEMGSHDAFFADEVGYRIPRESAELPDLDLTPEESAVIALATQVWEHAGLAAESTAALVKLKAAGIDVDTRAVRMAEPRLAADEESFDAMWDAVTRRVEVEFDYAKVGEPAGRRRVQPWGILSWRGRWYVGGFDLDRQAPRLFRLTRVTGEVTPVGSHGSYEVPEGTSMRDLARALFPPEPTGSAVVRVRAGRAQTLRRTATATRPARDGFDELEVPYSSARELAAEIASYGPDVVVVGPADVRSATVDRLRAAAGDRR
- a CDS encoding FKBP-type peptidyl-prolyl cis-trans isomerase, with the translated sequence MRRNLLIALTTVVALAAVVLFALNPFAADEDTAEASNDSASLEDVTVTSGDSPEVTVDGAIEVGADETATRTLEEGDGVELSEGDFARVRYVLVHGRTGETLDSSFPSDSSAVFELNTDTTIPGIAEGLAGQAVGSTVLVAFGPDKGFGANGVQFGLEGDDAVVMYFEIVGGVDIDDVPTAAEGATAEVPGTVPPLTFDGDVPAGFDGAAEGVAPTAEEQAYLPIEGSGEVVEAGDGVIAEYVGQVYPTGEVFDTSWTRDEPFGYQAGVGRVIPCWDDLLVGQKVGSRVIVTCPAEVAYGDQDRGAIKAGDTLIFAVDLLARF
- the pafA gene encoding Pup--protein ligase; translation: MDRRIFGIENEYGVTCSFKGQRRLSPDEVARYLFRRVVSWGRSSNVFLRNGARLYLDVGSHPEYATPECDDLVDLVTHDRAGERILEGLMLDAQQRLAEDGIEGDIYLFKNNTDSAGNSYGCHENYLVGRDGEFSRLADILIPFLVSRQIICGAGKVQQTPRGTIFSVSQRAEHIWEGVSSATTRSRPIINTRDEPHADAERFRRLHVIVGDSNMSETTTLLKVATTDLVLRMIEAGVSMRDMTLDNPIRAIREISHDMTGRRKVQLANGRELSALEIQAEYFGKAAEFVDRYGIHDPVVDRAMDLWERTLKAVESEDLSLVEREIDWVVKYTLLDRYRTTHDLAWSDPRIAQLDLAYHDIRRDRGLYYLLERRGAVARVTDDLGVFTAKSVPPQTTRARLRGDFIKRAQERRRDFTVDWVHLKLNDQAQRTVLCKDPFRATDDRVQRLIDGM
- the prcA gene encoding proteasome subunit alpha, which translates into the protein MTAPFYVSPEQIMKDRADFARKGIARGRSVAVVQYSDGIVFVGENPSRALHKISEIYDQIGFAAVGRYNEFENLRIAGVRLADLRGYSYDRRDVSGRGLANAYAQTLGTIFSSGVDKPYEVEIFVAELGTSTESDQIYRLTYDGSVADVRGWGVMGGTTEPVETWFEEHFTPGLDLAAAVRLARAALGHDAESPREVPAESLEVAVLDRTRTQPRKFKRLAPAAVADALDV
- the prcB gene encoding proteasome subunit beta, with protein sequence MLPEAFHTPGSSSFTDFLHQHAPDLVPGRETGPGSLEGITHGTTIVAATFPGGVVMAGDRRATMGNVIAQRDIQKVFATDEYSCVGIAGTAGIAVEMTRLFRVELEHYEKIEGTVLSTDGKANRLATLIRGNLGMAMQGLAVVPLLAAYDLDHGVGRIFAFDVTGNKNEERTFHSVGSGSLFARGSLKKLYRDDLSESETVTAVIQALYDAADDDSATGGPDMARRIFPMVAAITADGFRAYPDDETAAIADQVVAARLRAPDGPSAPLT
- a CDS encoding ubiquitin-like protein Pup, with product MSEQQHKNTRKADETDEQVDTTEVDVQAKAKLNDDVDSILDEIDGVLEENAEEFVRSFVQKGGQ
- the dop gene encoding depupylase/deamidase Dop produces the protein MTVRRVQGSEVEYGITVQGQPTANPMVASTHVVNAYAAAHGLTRRARWDYEEESPLRDARGFDLSRPDADPSQLTDEDMGLANIILTNGARLYVDHAHPEYSSPEVTSPRDVVVWEKAGEEVMRAGAELAAAIPGTAPIVLYKNNIDNKGASYGSHENYLMRRDVPFETIVDHLTPFFVSRQIVCGAGRVGQRQDGSVHAFQISQRADYFEVPVGLETTLKRPIINTRDEPHADPRKYRRLHVIIGDANCSEISVYLRHGTTSLVLAMIEADVLPAGLALQNPVAALHQISHDPTLRRTVELADGRTVTALQLQGEYLQHARDFVARHGSDPETDDVLARWESVLVRLGRDPYECVRELDWVAKLALLERYRERDGLDWDHAKLHLVDLQYHDVRLERGLYHQLVRTGRMERLVTTEEVRAAVTAPPTDTRAYFRGMCLQRFSTDIAAASWDSVIFDLPGYSSLQRVPTMEPLRGTAEHVRELFENSSTAAELFEAITGR
- a CDS encoding DUF418 domain-containing protein; translation: MNGSGRWVLPDVARGVAITAMLIAHAGPFVSGAGRPALDTIARLSDLASPLFSLVMGMAAAIVLARDRHVPGFLWQQAVRGLVLIGLGAWMDQWGTWIAIVLSNLGITLLVGSLVLVLGAWVTAVTAVAVLVVSQPLLESVARAAGPLDYYATDLESYLLRWTALDPYYRLVNLLPFFLVGALLARWGYAGRPDVRVSGAMVVAGVVGAAVLTTSRFPAPEARVSGTYADTAHDVTQVLVAVGVIGLALAWRPTAAVLRPFAPIGVVALSLYVAHGAVVALLADTVYADTGGRPAPGTVDWTTFVVFVGGFLLLSWAWGRWIGRAPIEWALGFVTRRRVRA
- a CDS encoding GNAT family N-acetyltransferase, producing the protein MLLTAEVQAEYGRRYGGSGDVSPIDAEHFLAPHGVFLLGHVGDEPVAMGGWRRGGPAGDGDGELKRMYVRPAWTRRGVARLLLAELERSAVEAGLTRLVLETGTAQPEAIALYRSSGYRDVPAFGFYADYDDSVHLAKELR
- the arc gene encoding proteasome ATPase, whose translation is MFDDQAPTGGPGAAQAAAELAYLRAEVEHLRRRLAGERSGDSRSGEVRSTDHRLGDLETRLAATSAQNERLSATLREARDQIVTLKEEVDRLAQPPTGFGTFLQLNEDDSVDVFTGGRKLRVVVSPAVDREALRQGQEVILNEAMNVVAALAFEEVGEVVSFKEVLSDGARALVMGNADEERIVRLAHSLDGVKLRPGDSLLLDSRSGYVYERIPKSEVEDLVLEEVPDIDYDSIGGLRGQIESIRDAVELPYLHPEVFIEHELKPPKGVLLYGPPGCGKTMIAKAVAASLAKKVSERTGEEGRSFFLNIKGPELLNKYVGETERHIRLVFQRAREKASEGTPVIVFFDEMDSLFRTRGSGVSSDVENTIVPQLLSEIDGVEGLENVLVIGASNREDMIDPAILRPGRLDVKIKIERPDAESARDIFSKYLTTTLPLHTDDLAEWGGDRQACVDGMIQRTVEHMYTESEDNQFLEVTYANGDKEILYFKDFNSGAMIQNIVDRAKKMAIKDLLDHGDRGLRVQHMLQACLDEFKENEDLPNTTNPDDWARISGKKGERIVFIRTLITGKGGNEPGRSIDTVANTGQYL